CCTTTCCACTTACTAGGCCCCTTATTATTCGCTAAAGGCACACGTTTTTCTGAGCGTCTAGCTCTAATCGGTCTACAAAGTTATTTGCGTAAAAACCATTGGAAAGTTCCCTCTGGCATGACCGTTTTAGCGCTGTTACAGCATACTAAACAGCCTGAGGTGTTAATCAAGAAGCTGTGGCATCCTTTATGTATTGCAGCACTAAACACCCCTATCGATCAGGCATGCGCACAGTTATTTTCTCATGTTTTACGAGATAGTTTAGGTGGCAGCCGTGGTGATACACAAATGCTTATCCCTTTGCAAAACATGACTGAGCTTTGGGCTGATCGTGCCCTACGCCATGCTGACGTACGACTGGGTAGAGCGGTTCGCAGCCTGATTCAAGTCTCAAGCGGTTATGAGCTCAATGGTGAGCATTTTGACGCTGTCATTATTGCCACCAATACACCATCCGCCATTCGGTTAATGCAACCCCTTGTAAGCGATCGACAACAACGGGAGTTTGTGTGTGCATTATCCCAGATAAGCTTTAACCCCATTGCCACGCTTTACTTACAACCTGAGTCTGCTTGGGAAAATCCGTACCCCATGCTGATGTTAGATGAGGACACCCAAGGCTTAGCTGCAGGTCAATGGGTATTTAATCACGCCGCCATGCCTGGTAGCGCACTACAAAACATCATTGCTGTCACGATCAGCTATGCAAATCGTCTGCTGGATTACGACAAAAAGGCAATCGAGAGTGCCATTATTAAGCAAATAAATGCACAAAGTCAGGTCGCACTACCCCCACTACTAAGCAGTGAACTTATTACAGAAAAACGCGCTACTTTTGTAGCAAGTCCATGTTTAGTACGTCCTGATCTTCATACGCCTTGGCCTACGCTCTTTTTAGCCGGTGACTGGATAGCGAATGACTATCCCGCGGTGCTAGAGGGAGCAGTACGTAGTGGTTTAGCAGCCGCCAATGCACTCTATTCATCGCTCTATTAACAGCATGAATAAAAAACCCCGACACTAACAAGGTCGGGGTTTTGTTGCTCAAATCAGCGGTTTTGATTTACGCATTGGACTCCATGTATGCGCGGACTTGCGCTACATCTGCATCCATTTCTACAACTCGTTGTGGCAAATCATTTAAATGCTGCAGGTGCTCAGGCACAGGAGCAGGCTGACCAATGGCCTCCTCGATGGTTTCAGAGAACTTAGCCGGTAACGCTGTCTCTAAGACCAACATAGGAATACCTGGCTGTACAAAATCACGAGCTACTTTAACGCCATCTGCCGTATGTGGATCAATCAATACGCCAGTCTCTTTGTAGACCTCCGCAATCGTTGACACACGATTTGCATGCGCGCTTTGCCCTGCTACAAACCCATAGTCCACTTCGAAAAATGGTTTCATATCACTTAGATCAAAGTAGCCTTGAGTCGCTAACTGATCCCACAGCGCGTTGAGCTTAACGGAGTCACGCCCAACCAAATCAAACACAAAACGCTCGAAGTTAGAGGCCCGTGAAATATCCATAGAAGGGCTTGAGGTCGCGTAAGTGTTTTCTGAACTACGGGGGCGATAAACCCCTGTACGGAAAAACTCCTCTAGCACATTATTTTCATTCGTCGCCAATACTAAACGAGCAATAGGCAACCCCATTTGTCGCGCAATATGTCCGGCTAAAATATTACCGAAATTGCCGGACGGTACAGCAAAAGACACGGTCTGCTCAGCGGCTGTAGTGGCTCGCAACCAACCCCAGAAGTAATACACAACCTGAGCAGCAATACGCGCCCAGTTAATAGAGTTGACCGCACCTAAGCTCATGGACTGTTTAAAATCCAAGTCCCCAGCCAGTTGCTTTACAATGTCTTGGCAATCATCAAATACCCCTTTCACCGACAGGTTATGGATATTTTCATCTTGCAACGAATACATTTGAGCGCGCTGAAATGCACTCATGCGTCCATAAGGGGACAACATAAATACATTCACACGACGTTTACCACGTAATGCATACTCAGCTGCAGAGCCGGTATCACCAGAGGTCGCGCCTAAAATATTGATACGGCTATCACGCTTTTCAAGTACGTATTCAAAGACCTGACCCAAAAACTGCATGGCCATGTCTTTAAAAGCCAAAGTTGGGCCTTGAGATAGCCCTAACAGCGCCATATCGCCTTGCAGCGCTTTGACCGGAACCATACTATCGCCCACGAATAACTCTGGATTGTAAGCAGCCTGAGTTAATGCTCGTAAGTCCTCAGCAGGAATATCATCAATAAATAACGATAAAATCTCAAAGGCAAGCTCATCGTAAGACAAGGCTCTCCATTGCTCTAGTTTCTCTGCCGTAATGTGTGGGTAGCTTTGAGGAATAGCCAGCCCACCATCTGGGGCTAAGCCCTCAAGCAAAATATCACTAAAGGATTGTGGCTCCATACCGCCACGAGTAGAAATGTATTTCATTACAGCTCCTCTACGCGCAAGCGTGTTACAGGGGAACGCACAAAATCCAAAGACTGAATATGAACAATCGCGGCCTCAATGTCACCCTCTCTTGCCTCGTGGGTCAAGAAAATGATATCGGTTTCATCATTGACGGCAGGCTCTTGGAACATAGATCCAATCGAAATATTACTTTCGGCCAAGATGCGGGAAATATCAGCCAACACCCCAGGGCGGTCCTCTACACGTAAACGTAAGTAATAAGAGGACTGCACATCAGCCATTGCCAAGACCGGTGTATCAGCCATCGCGTCTTGTTGGAAAGCCAAATACGGCACACGATGACCGTGATCTGCAGTAAGCAAGCGCGCCACATCAACCAAGTCTGCCACTACAGCAGAGGCCGTTGGTAACTCGCCCGCACCTGCACCATAGTAAACCGTAGAGCCAACCGCATCCCCATGAACCATCACTGCATTCATAGCACCTTGTACATTGGCTAGCATACTGGAGGAAGGGACTAGAGTAGGATGCACTCGTAGCTCAATTCCGTTTTCACGGGCACGAGTAATCCCAAGCAATTTAACGGTATAGCCTAAGCGTTCGGCATGAGCAATATCCTCTGCGGCTAGGGTCGTAATTCCCTCGATATGCGCTTTGGAAAACTGCACTGGAATACCAAATGCCAAGGAAGACAGTAGGCTAAGTTTATGCGCTGCGTCCACGCCTTCGATATCAAAGGTAGGGTCTGCCTCGGCATAGCCTAGGCGCTGGGCATCGGCCAATGCCTCTGCAAAAGACAAACCACGACTACGCATCTCGGACAAGATGAAGTTAGTTGTGCCGTTAATAATGCCTGCTACCCACTGAATACGATTAGCCGTTAAGCCTTCGCGCATGGCTTTAATGATGGGAATACCACCTGCCACAGCAGCCTCAAAGGCTACCATCACATTCTTTTCTTGGGCCGCTGCAAAAATGGCATTACCGTGAGTCGCTAATAGTGCTTTATTCGCTGTCACTACGTGCTTGCCCTGTGCAATTGCCTCCATGACCCAGTCTTTGGCTAAGGTATCACCACCAACCAGTTCAACGACTACATCAATATTAGGGTTACGCACGATATCCATACCGTCTGTCGTAACCTGCACATCATTACCGACTAATGCCTTAGCCTTTTCCACGTCACGTACAGCGGCTGCTACCACCTCAATGCGACGGCCCGCACGGCGTGCGATTTCATCTGCATTTTGATTAAGCACTTTCCAAGTGCCGCCACCGACCACACCCAAACCTAACAAACCTACTTTGATTGGACTCATTTAAGCAACCCGTCCTTTCGGAACATATCTTTAATGCCGCGTACTGCTTGACGAGTACGCTGCTCGTTTTCAATTAGCGCAAAGCGCACGTAATCATCGCCATACTCACCAAAGCCAATGCCGGGAGAAACAGCAACCTTTGCGTCTTTTAGTAGACGTTTAGAGAACTCTAACGAGCCCTCTTTTATGTAATGATCTGGAATTTTGGCCCAAATGTACATGGACGCTTTTGGCACATCCACATTCCAACCAATTTCTTGTAGGCCTTTAGCCAATACATCACGACGACGCTTATAGCTTTCGGTAATCTCAGCCACACAGTCTTGTGGACCATCCAGAGCGGCAATAGCGGCAACCTGAATAGGAGTAAATGTACCGTAATCGTGATAGCTTTTAATGCGAGCCAACGCATGAACTAATTTTTCATTACCCACCATAAAGCCAATACGCCAGCCTGCCATATTGTAGCTTTTACTCATGGTAAAGAACTCAACAGCGACGTCACGTGCACCCTCAACCTGCATGATAGAAGGGGCTACATAACCATCAAAAGTAATGTCAGCATAAGCCAAGTCATGCACAACCAAAATATTATGCTCTTTGGCTAAAGCCACAATGCGCTCAAAAAAATCCAACTCTACGCACTGAGCTGTTGGGTTACTAGGGAACCCTAAGATCATCATTTTTGGTTTAGGAATGGCTTCTTTAACGGCTCTTTCGATTTCCTCAAAGAAATCAATACCCGGAATCATCGGTACAGAGCGAATATTTGCCCCTGCAATTACCGCGCCATAAATATGGATAGGGTAACTCGGATTAGGAACAAGCACCGTATCACCACGGTCGAGCGTGGCTAACATTAAATGGGCTAGACCTTCTTTGGAGCCAATTGTAACAATAGCCTCCGTTTCAGGGTCTAGTTTGACCTGATAGCGACGATCGTACCAATCCACAATCGCTTTACGTAAACGAGGAATACCGCGTGACACTGAGTAACCATGTGTATCAGGACGACTTGAAGCCTCTACGAGTTTATCTACAATATGTTGTGGAGTGGGGCCATCAGGATTACCCATCGACATATCAATAATGTCTTCGCCGCGACGACGCGCCGCCATTTTGAGTTCGCCCGTAATGTTAAAAACGTAAGGAGGCAAACGATCTATGCGAGGAAAGCTACTCATGGGAGTCCTTAGATGTGCAAAAGTGAACAAAAGTCCGAATCAACTAGTTTAATGGAATATAGGCAAAGTAGAAAATCCACACAGCGAAAAGACGACGCTTTGCGTTATGATTGATATATCTACTGTGGAGATTTATTGTGCAACTGCAAAAAGACACTAACCCTGCACTCAATACCGTGACCGCCTATGGTGATGATTATATTGAAATCAATAAGACACGCCATCACCAATCGATTTATTTTATGGCCGAAGGCCCTGTTAATGACTTGAACATACAGAAGTCTTCTGATTTTACTACAGAGCTGCTGCAAAATATCACTGGCGTACGTCCCGCACAAAAAGACCCAATGGCTTTTTTAGATGGGACACCTAACCGTCTGGAAAACACAGAAAATATTGAGGTGCTATTAATTGGCACTGGACGTCAACAACAGTTTTTACACCCTGCGATTACCAGCTCGTTGCTTAGCCTACGCATTGGTGTGGAGATTATGGACACACAAGCCGCTGCCCGCACCTACAACATTTTAATGTCCGAGGGCAGGCGTGTTGTTGCCGCCCTGATTCTTTAACCCTTTTCACAACACAAGGATTATCATGTCCAACGTTACCGTCGGCCAAGCCATTCCCGCATTTACTGCCCAAAGCACTCAAGGCGAGATCAGCACCCAATCTCTAGCTGGACACGCCTATGTGTTGTACTTTTATCCCCGAGACAACACCCCCGGCTGCACCACTCAAGCACAAAACTTTCGTGACTTGATAGACGAATTTACCGCTATCGGAGTCAAAGTTATAGGTGTATCCCGAGACAGCATGGCCTCTCATGAGCGCTTTATTACTAAACAAGATCTCCCCTTTGCTCTAATTAGTGATCCAGAGGAATCCCTATGCGAACTCTTTGGTGTCATGAAACTGAAAAACATGTACGGTAAACAGGTACGTGGCATTGAACGTAGCAGTTTCTTAGTCAACGCCGATGGCGTTCTTACACAAGAGTGGCGCGGCTTGCGCGTACCAGGTCATGTTGACCAGGTACTTGAGGCAGCTCGCGCCCTATAATTTTTTGCGCTGCTCATGAATTGCCTTCGAGCAGCGCTCTTACGGAGCACTTTTATGCCCTTACCTACGCTGCCCTCTAAACTTGGGGCTATCTTAAGCGCAGATGAAATCAAAGCGGCCCCTAAAGCCACCCCTCCAGCTCAGGTCATTACCCCACAAACAACAAGTCCGGTTGAAGCCACTCCTAGCGCCCCAGCCAAACCTAAAGCTCCCCTTGTTGCTAAAACGGCCTCTACTGAGCCCAGCTCCCCTCCTCGAGCCACTAAAAACGCAAAAAAAACCACCAAAGCAACTCAGCCAGCTAAAAATCCGACTACAGCTCCAGAGCCTCGCAAGCTCTTTGTGTTGGACACGAATGTATTACTCCATGACTCAAACTGCCTCTTTAAGTTTGAAGAACATGACGTTTTTATTCCTATGATGGTGCTCGAAGAGCTCGATCATCAGAAAAAAGGCTTATCTGAAGTCGCACGGAACGCACGCCAAGTCAGTCGCTACCTAGAAGCTCTCGTTGAGGACAAGGATATCAGTCAGGGCATTGCGCTTAATGGCGCTGGTCATATCGAAGCCCGTGGTCAACTATTTTTCCAAACCACAGCTCTCTCATCGCAGCTACCCATAGATCTACCCGTAGGCATTGCAGATAATGCCATTTTGCATGTGGTTCACGCCCTACAGAGCCAACACGGCCAAGAAACCGTCGTCATGGTGTCTAAAGACATCAATATGCGTCTTAAAGCGCGTGCATTAGGCATTCATACCGAAGACTATCGTCACGACCACGTACTGAGCGACTCTGACTTGCTTTACGAAGGCGCACGCGAGCTACCTGACGATTTTTGGAATAACCACGGCCAACAAATTGAATCTTGGCAACAAGCAGGTATTACTTTTTACAAAATCCAAGGCCCCTTATGTGCTGAGCTTAGTGTCAATGAGTTTGTCTACACTACCCAAGAGCCCGGCTTAATTGCTCAGGTTAAACAAGTCTCTAGTAACAAAGCCGTGCTAGCCACAATCCGAGACTACAGCCACAGTAAAAACAATGTCTGGGGCATTACCGCACGCAATCAAGAGCAAAACTTTGCTCTGAATTTACTCATGAACCCCGAATGTGACTTTGTTTCTTTATTAGGCCAAGCGGGAACAGGGAAAACACTCTTAGCCTTAGCAAGTGCACTCACTCAAACGCTAGAAACCCAGTTATACAATGAAATCATCATCACCCGAGCTACCGTGCCTGTGGGAGATGAAATTGGTTTTTTACCTGGTACCGAAGAGGAGAAAATGGCACCGTGGATGGGCGCTCTGGAAGACAACCTAGAGGTACTACATTTAGGCAGCAATAAGCTATCAGCCCTAAACAATGACCCTAATCGTAATGCCACGATGGACATCATTCGCTCACACATCAAGATTAAATCCATGAGCTTTATGCGGGGACGTACCTTCCAAAACAAGTTTCTAATCATCGATGAGGCTCAAAACCTAACCCCTAAACAGATGAAAACCTTAGTCACTCGGGCTGGCCCAGGGACGAAAATTGTCTGCATGGGCAATATCGCACAAATTGACACCCCCTACTTAACCGAAGGAAGCTCTGGCCTAACCTACGTAGTGGACCGTTTTAAAGGGTGGCCTCACTCTGGACATATCACCCTGCAACGCGGCGAACGATCTCGTCTGGCTGACTACGCAAACGAAGCGCTATGATAAAAAAAACCTCTTTACCCGTAGGCATCACCATGGGTGATGCAGCGGGCATTGGCCCTGAGATCATTTTGAAATGCTTTGCTGCTGGTCTAGATTATCCTGCTGTGGTGTATGGTGACGTAGGAACTCTACGTCGCTGTGCCACTGACTTAGGCATCGATGTGGCCATCCATGCCATTGACGAACCTTCTGCCCACCCAGAGCACGGCATTGGCGTTTTAAACCGCTGGCAAGACCTCCCCCCTATTGCATATGGCACGATTCACGCTGAAGCCGGTCGAGGGGCTTATGAATTTCTCTGCCATGCAATTGATGATGCCATCGACGGAAAAATCCGGGCAATAGTGACCGCCCCACTGCATAAAGATGCGTTATTGGCCGGAGGTATTGATGCTCCTGGTCACACGGAAATCCTGGCGG
This Paenalcaligenes faecalis DNA region includes the following protein-coding sequences:
- a CDS encoding PhoH family protein yields the protein MPLPTLPSKLGAILSADEIKAAPKATPPAQVITPQTTSPVEATPSAPAKPKAPLVAKTASTEPSSPPRATKNAKKTTKATQPAKNPTTAPEPRKLFVLDTNVLLHDSNCLFKFEEHDVFIPMMVLEELDHQKKGLSEVARNARQVSRYLEALVEDKDISQGIALNGAGHIEARGQLFFQTTALSSQLPIDLPVGIADNAILHVVHALQSQHGQETVVMVSKDINMRLKARALGIHTEDYRHDHVLSDSDLLYEGARELPDDFWNNHGQQIESWQQAGITFYKIQGPLCAELSVNEFVYTTQEPGLIAQVKQVSSNKAVLATIRDYSHSKNNVWGITARNQEQNFALNLLMNPECDFVSLLGQAGTGKTLLALASALTQTLETQLYNEIIITRATVPVGDEIGFLPGTEEEKMAPWMGALEDNLEVLHLGSNKLSALNNDPNRNATMDIIRSHIKIKSMSFMRGRTFQNKFLIIDEAQNLTPKQMKTLVTRAGPGTKIVCMGNIAQIDTPYLTEGSSGLTYVVDRFKGWPHSGHITLQRGERSRLADYANEAL
- the thrC gene encoding threonine synthase, which gives rise to MKYISTRGGMEPQSFSDILLEGLAPDGGLAIPQSYPHITAEKLEQWRALSYDELAFEILSLFIDDIPAEDLRALTQAAYNPELFVGDSMVPVKALQGDMALLGLSQGPTLAFKDMAMQFLGQVFEYVLEKRDSRINILGATSGDTGSAAEYALRGKRRVNVFMLSPYGRMSAFQRAQMYSLQDENIHNLSVKGVFDDCQDIVKQLAGDLDFKQSMSLGAVNSINWARIAAQVVYYFWGWLRATTAAEQTVSFAVPSGNFGNILAGHIARQMGLPIARLVLATNENNVLEEFFRTGVYRPRSSENTYATSSPSMDISRASNFERFVFDLVGRDSVKLNALWDQLATQGYFDLSDMKPFFEVDYGFVAGQSAHANRVSTIAEVYKETGVLIDPHTADGVKVARDFVQPGIPMLVLETALPAKFSETIEEAIGQPAPVPEHLQHLNDLPQRVVEMDADVAQVRAYMESNA
- a CDS encoding peroxiredoxin, with product MSNVTVGQAIPAFTAQSTQGEISTQSLAGHAYVLYFYPRDNTPGCTTQAQNFRDLIDEFTAIGVKVIGVSRDSMASHERFITKQDLPFALISDPEESLCELFGVMKLKNMYGKQVRGIERSSFLVNADGVLTQEWRGLRVPGHVDQVLEAARAL
- a CDS encoding homoserine dehydrogenase; amino-acid sequence: MSPIKVGLLGLGVVGGGTWKVLNQNADEIARRAGRRIEVVAAAVRDVEKAKALVGNDVQVTTDGMDIVRNPNIDVVVELVGGDTLAKDWVMEAIAQGKHVVTANKALLATHGNAIFAAAQEKNVMVAFEAAVAGGIPIIKAMREGLTANRIQWVAGIINGTTNFILSEMRSRGLSFAEALADAQRLGYAEADPTFDIEGVDAAHKLSLLSSLAFGIPVQFSKAHIEGITTLAAEDIAHAERLGYTVKLLGITRARENGIELRVHPTLVPSSSMLANVQGAMNAVMVHGDAVGSTVYYGAGAGELPTASAVVADLVDVARLLTADHGHRVPYLAFQQDAMADTPVLAMADVQSSYYLRLRVEDRPGVLADISRILAESNISIGSMFQEPAVNDETDIIFLTHEAREGDIEAAIVHIQSLDFVRSPVTRLRVEEL
- a CDS encoding Mth938-like domain-containing protein, producing MQLQKDTNPALNTVTAYGDDYIEINKTRHHQSIYFMAEGPVNDLNIQKSSDFTTELLQNITGVRPAQKDPMAFLDGTPNRLENTENIEVLLIGTGRQQQFLHPAITSSLLSLRIGVEIMDTQAAARTYNILMSEGRRVVAALIL
- the alaC gene encoding alanine transaminase, giving the protein MSSFPRIDRLPPYVFNITGELKMAARRRGEDIIDMSMGNPDGPTPQHIVDKLVEASSRPDTHGYSVSRGIPRLRKAIVDWYDRRYQVKLDPETEAIVTIGSKEGLAHLMLATLDRGDTVLVPNPSYPIHIYGAVIAGANIRSVPMIPGIDFFEEIERAVKEAIPKPKMMILGFPSNPTAQCVELDFFERIVALAKEHNILVVHDLAYADITFDGYVAPSIMQVEGARDVAVEFFTMSKSYNMAGWRIGFMVGNEKLVHALARIKSYHDYGTFTPIQVAAIAALDGPQDCVAEITESYKRRRDVLAKGLQEIGWNVDVPKASMYIWAKIPDHYIKEGSLEFSKRLLKDAKVAVSPGIGFGEYGDDYVRFALIENEQRTRQAVRGIKDMFRKDGLLK
- the hpnE gene encoding hydroxysqualene dehydroxylase HpnE, yielding MKAAVIGAGWAGAAAAYQLHKKGINTTVFEASHTIGGRARKHSSKTLQQVVDNGQHLLLGAYSSTLALMQELQIDLDRSFYRFDLDIQSADESFRFKTAPLPAPFHLLGPLLFAKGTRFSERLALIGLQSYLRKNHWKVPSGMTVLALLQHTKQPEVLIKKLWHPLCIAALNTPIDQACAQLFSHVLRDSLGGSRGDTQMLIPLQNMTELWADRALRHADVRLGRAVRSLIQVSSGYELNGEHFDAVIIATNTPSAIRLMQPLVSDRQQREFVCALSQISFNPIATLYLQPESAWENPYPMLMLDEDTQGLAAGQWVFNHAAMPGSALQNIIAVTISYANRLLDYDKKAIESAIIKQINAQSQVALPPLLSSELITEKRATFVASPCLVRPDLHTPWPTLFLAGDWIANDYPAVLEGAVRSGLAAANALYSSLY